The Microcystis panniformis FACHB-1757 region GGTAACGACCCGAGATATCAACGGCAACGTGATTACCGGAACGACTTCCGTGGATGTGCAAGTGGACTCCATCATCCGCAACATCACCCCCGAAGTCCAAGCTTTAAGCAATACGGGTATCAATAAGATTATTTTGATGACTCACCTGCAAGAATCCCGCATCGAAATCGCTTTGGCCGAGGAAATGGCAGCCCTCGGGTTAGGAGTTGATCTGCTTTTTGGGGGTGGTTCTCACCAACAGATGTCTTCCAGTACCGGAGTTCCCCCCTACGGGAAGATGAAACCCAACAAAATAACGGACAGTTATTGCAACCCTTTCCCCAAGTGTACGGGGGTGGAGATAATCGGGTTATTTACGTCAATTCAGCCGCAAATTATCGCTACTTGAATCAATTGGTCGTCACTTTTAATGATCGAGGTGTAATTACCACGATTGGAGATGATAGCGGTCCTTATGCCACTGATATTGCGGGAGTCGATCGCCTCTACGATGAATCGATTACTACTTTTGACCAAGTAAGAGCCAAAGCAGATCAAGATATAGTCGAAATTGTCGATGGGGTGCGAGGCTTCGTTGACATCCTAGACGGTACGATCTTCGGTCAAACCGATGTTTTTCTCAACGGGGTTCGGGGCGATGTGCGTACCCAAGAAACCAACTTGGGTAACTTGACCGCAGACGCTCAAGACTTCTACGCCGAAGCCTATTTGAATGAGCATAACCTACTTCCTGGCTTTAACCGGATCGATATTTCCTTCACCAATGGCGGCTCGATCCGCGATCAGATCGGACGGTTCGCGATCGGAGACTCGGGAATCATTCCCCTGCCCCCGCAAGCGAATCCCGATGTGGGCAAAGAGGAAGGGGATATCTCACAACTCGATATTTCCAATTCCCTACGCTTTGACGGCGATATCGTTGTCGGTACAGTGAACGCCACCGGATTCCTGCAACTGGCCGAACACATGATTTCTTCAGTGGAAACGGGGAACGGTCGTTTTGGTCAAATTGGTGGCTTTAACTTTAGTTATGACCCCAACGCTCCAACCAGTCAACGGATTCGCAGTCTTGCCTTAGCAGATGCAACGGGCAATAGTGTCCAAACCATTGTGAAAAATGGGGAATTAGTGGTTGCTTCTAACACCATTTTTAGTGTCGTTACCCAAGGTTTCCTGGCAAATGGCGGTGATAGTTATCCCACGGTGATCCAGAATATCCAACGCTTAACCGATTTTGACGAACCCGATTCTCTGGGGAACGCCAATCTCCGACCCGGACGGATACAGGATGCCTTTGCCGAGTATCTTTCGGCTTTTTACAACAATGACAACCGACAACAGCCCTTTAACCAAGCCGACACTCCCCAATCAGAAGATCAACGGATTCAAGGCGTTGCATAATAGAGATATGAATGGAGGAAATCAAAATGCAATGCCCTGAATGTAAATCTACCCATATCCGTAAAAATGGCATCAATAAACAAGGTAAACAAAATCATATTTGTGTAACCTGTGGCCGTCAATTTATTGATAACTATGAAAAACAGAAAGGCTATGACGAAAAAACGAAGCGAGAATGCCTAACTGCCTATGTTAATGGGATGGGATTTAGAGGAATAGAAAGGCTAAAGGGAGTTCATCATACGACCGTAATTAATTGGGTAAAATCTGTGGGAGAATTATTGCCAGTCGCCTATGACCCAGAAACAATTCCTGAAGTAGGGGAACTGGATGAATTGGAAACCTTTGTTGGCTCAAAAAAAACAAAATCTGGGTGTGGACAGCCGTTGACCACTTTAAAAAAGGAATTTTAGGTTGGGTAATCGGAGATCATAGTAGCGAAACGTTTCGCCCATTATGGGAATTAGTTAAGTCTTGGGGATGCTATTTTTATGTGAGTGATGGATGGTCAGTTTATCCATGTTTTATAGCAGAGGGCGACCATATAATTAGTAAGACTTATATGACCAGAGTAGAGGGTGAGAACACACGTTTAAGACATTATCTAGCCCGATTGCATCGCAAAACACTCTGCTATTCTAAGTCTACAGAAATGTTAGGATACTCTATTCGTTTATTAATTCATTATCTGAAGTTTCAAGAAGTGCCTATTCCTTACTGATTCATAGCTTAATTCAGCAACGCCCGGTTTCCGTCAAGATACGGTTCTCGACGGTGTCGCACCTTTACCGACAACCGTCAACGGAACACTTGGCGATGATACCTTTGATGCCGCTTTGCGCGATGGCAGACAATTTATCGGCAATAATCAAATTCTCAATACGGGAAGCGGTAATGACACTGTAAACGTTCGCTTTGCTGTCGGTGGTAATAACATCCGTACCGCTTCGGGCAATGACATCGTTTACGCAGGAACCAATAACCGTATCGATACGGGGGCAGGAGATGACATCCTCTTCTTGGGTTCTGCTAGTGGTAATAATATCGTCACTGGGGGTAGCGGCCAGGATCTATTCTGGATTACAGAAAATGATGCGCTCTTACCGGCAAATACCAACATTATCGCTGATTACAGAGCAAATCAAGGGGATCTGATTGGTTTCTTCTCTACTAGCTTAAGTTGGGATTCTCTCGGTACGGATTGGGATTATCGTCAAGCGGGTGCAAATACCATTATTGAAGCTTTTGGACAAGATATGGCTATTCTCAATGGAATTAATGCTTCTACCTTGACTCAAGCTAATTTCATCTTTAATTAGGCTCTCTAACTAACTAAATTGAGGGGCGAGACTCATCAAACGCGCACCTTTCAACCCTAATATTTTCAGCACATCTTATTGGATGAGGACAAAATGATGAATTCCTGGCAACGCAACGCAGTGATTACTTCTGGGGTAGTTCTAAGTCTTGCAGTTCAGCAAGTCAATCCTGCTCAAGCAGCTATCGTAAGTTACAATCTAGCTGGAACTATCCAAAATGGTTTATTGACAGGGCAAACTTTTTCGGGTACTTTTAGCTATGATAATTCCCTGTTGACGGGTTTAGGCTTTGAATTTTTAGATGTATCTCAAGTCAACTTGAACTTTTTTGGCTCAACTTTTACTGCTGTTGATGATGATTCTTTTCCTGATAGTCCTAAGGTGGAATTTTTAGATGGTATCCTTCTAGGGTTGAATTTTTCAACGTCTAGTTTTACTCCAGAATTTTCTCTAATTCCCGCTTTTGGTAGTACTGAGGCTACTTTTTCCTATATTGGAACTAATGATAGCGGTTCAGGCCCCGTTCAATATGTCCTGATTCCTGAACCTTCAACTGTTCTAGGAATTATTGCTTTAGGTATCGGCGGTTTTTTGGTGGGTAGAAAACGATAATATCATTAAAACTCGTGTTTTACTAATTTAAGCCACCTCCAAGGATTTGCTAGGGGTTTTGAATTGAGTTATGTGGGAGCATCCCACTTAGGCGATAAGTATTGGTACTTGTCGCCTATCAAGTAGGGTGAAAAATCAAAATATAGCACTTTTCACGTTACTGAGGTATCGACAAGTTTTGCCAACAAAGGGCTTAAGCCCTTTGCCCATACCTCATTCTGATGAAAACTGCTATAATACTAAATCCGTTGAGTATAGGCTACATATCAGGATAGGCAAGAAGCAAGAGGCAAGAGGAGCAATAGATAATCAGTCTTTAATAACC contains the following coding sequences:
- a CDS encoding 5'-nucleotidase C-terminal domain-containing protein: MNQLVVTFNDRGVITTIGDDSGPYATDIAGVDRLYDESITTFDQVRAKADQDIVEIVDGVRGFVDILDGTIFGQTDVFLNGVRGDVRTQETNLGNLTADAQDFYAEAYLNEHNLLPGFNRIDISFTNGGSIRDQIGRFAIGDSGIIPLPPQANPDVGKEEGDISQLDISNSLRFDGDIVVGTVNATGFLQLAEHMISSVETGNGRFGQIGGFNFSYDPNAPTSQRIRSLALADATGNSVQTIVKNGELVVASNTIFSVVTQGFLANGGDSYPTVIQNIQRLTDFDEPDSLGNANLRPGRIQDAFAEYLSAFYNNDNRQQPFNQADTPQSEDQRIQGVA
- a CDS encoding IS1 family transposase (programmed frameshift); its protein translation is MQCPECKSTHIRKNGINKQGKQNHICVTCGRQFIDNYEKQKGYDEKTKRECLTAYVNGMGFRGIERLKGVHHTTVINWVKSVGELLPVAYDPETIPEVGELDELETFVGSKKTKFWVWTAVDHFKKGILGWVIGDHSSETFRPLWELVKSWGCYFYVSDGWSVYPCFIAEGDHIISKTYMTRVEGENTRLRHYLARLHRKTLCYSKSTEMLGYSIRLLIHYLKFQEVPIPY
- a CDS encoding PEP-CTERM sorting domain-containing protein (PEP-CTERM proteins occur, often in large numbers, in the proteomes of bacteria that also encode an exosortase, a predicted intramembrane cysteine proteinase. The presence of a PEP-CTERM domain at a protein's C-terminus predicts cleavage within the sorting domain, followed by covalent anchoring to some some component of the (usually Gram-negative) cell surface. Many PEP-CTERM proteins exhibit an unusual sequence composition that includes large numbers of potential glycosylation sites. Expression of one such protein has been shown restore the ability of a bacterium to form floc, a type of biofilm.), with product MMNSWQRNAVITSGVVLSLAVQQVNPAQAAIVSYNLAGTIQNGLLTGQTFSGTFSYDNSLLTGLGFEFLDVSQVNLNFFGSTFTAVDDDSFPDSPKVEFLDGILLGLNFSTSSFTPEFSLIPAFGSTEATFSYIGTNDSGSGPVQYVLIPEPSTVLGIIALGIGGFLVGRKR